The following is a genomic window from Balneolaceae bacterium.
TTAACAACGATTCTGCCAATAGATGGCCGATCAAATTTTTTTCCAGCTGGTACAATTCGGGAGTAGGCAACAATGGTTTCACCATCCTTCAAATAGATATGTTCGGAATAGGGGTCGATATCATCAATATCTTCGTAAATGCATTGCTGTTCGATGATAAAAACATCCTGACGAAGCTTTAAAATTTGGTAGAGTTCCATTGCGGAAATCTCTTCTAAATTTGTAGCATGAATCCACTTCATAATCAAAACTTTATAATAAATGCTGCGTATTGACAAGAAACATTAATTAAACATCGAACCTATGTTAAAAATATTAATCATCAATAGCATTGTAGTTTTTATCGGTGCTTACCTGCTTGAGGGCGTAAAAATAAAAAATTTCTGGACCGCTATCGGGGTTGCTGTTTTACTCGGTTTGATTAATATGTTTATCAAACCACTGATATTGTTACTAACACTGCCACTCACCATACTTACCCTCGGTCTTTTTGTCCTTGTGATTAATGCCTGGATTCTTATGGTTATTGATAAAATGATCGACGGGCTGACGATCAAAGGTTTTTGGTGGGCCGTTATCTACAGCATAATTATTTCGGTTCTCAATTCCTTTCTCTTTTGGATATTTTAGAGACTTCAGATACCGGAATAGTTAATTTGCCACAAAATCTCGTGATTTTATTCTTGTCTACGATTTTGTGGCTTTTTTTAGCCTCAGTTGAGTCACCTTTTTTGAGAGTCTATTCAAAAACATCTTAATGTTTTCATATCTTCGTATTCAGTTATCAATTGTATTGTTTTATCTTCTCTTAGTAGATCTATGGTTTCAAAAAAAGTAGTAGTTAAGAACGAATCCGGGCTTCATGCTCGTCCGGCTTCAACTCTGGTAAAGACCGCTTCAAATTTCAAATCCGATTTTTTTATTAAAATGTATGGATACAAGGTCAATGGTAAGAGCATTTTGGGGGTGATGACCCTGGCAGCAGAATCAGGTGCCGAGATGGAGTTGGTGCTGGAAGGTCCCGACGAGGAAGAGGCATTGGAAAAAATATCAGATTTATTCGAGAATAAGTTTAACATGGAAACATGAAAGACGTTCACACAAAAGTATTTTCGGGAAGGCCTGCCGCACAAGGAATAGGTATTGGTAAAGTTTGGCAATTAAGAGAGGCAGATACAAATGTACACCCCCAGAAAATTTCTGAATCACAAGTTGAGGAAAACATTCAGAAATTTTTAAAAGCCCGGGAATTAGTATGCACTGAATACGAAAAACTGAAATATATTCCTGAAGAAGATGATCTTGAAGAAATTATTAATGCCCAGATTCAAATACTTTATGATCCTGAAGTAACTTCTGCTGTTAAACAAAAAATAGAGGAAGAACACTTTGCTGTTGAGTATGCTATTTTTAATACACTGAATAATTATATCCAGTTAATGGAAAATTCAGGGTCTTCCTGGGCTAAAGACCGAACAATTGATATTGTCTCTATTCGTGATGAATTGATACGCGCAACAAAGGAGAAGAAAAAGGGATATGCGGTAAAAGAGGGTGAGATTGTTTTTGCAGGTGAAGTATCTCCAACGGCAATGGTTCAATTGAGCCGGAATAAAATTGCCGGACTCGTAATGGAAAAGGGAGGGTTGACCTCGCATGCCGTAATTTTGTCCCAATCGCTCGGAATTCCCTGTGTTATTAACGTGCACTGGAATCGTTATGATATTCAGAATGGTAGTGATGTAATCATTGACGGTACAACCGGTCAGGTGATTATAAATCCATCCTGGAAGCAGAAAGAGGAGTACAAGCGGCGCAAGGAAGATGAGAGAAAGAGATTTGAAAAAGCGCTGGAGTGGGCAAAAAAACCGAATAAAACAACATGTGGAACTGAGTTTTCTCTGCGTGCAAATATTGAATTTCTGGAGGAACTTCCGAGATTAAACACCCATGGCGCTGAAGGGGTTGGCCTGCTTCGGACAGAAACTGTACTATTTGAAAGTGATGAGTTTGACGTTGACAAACAGATTGCATTTTATAGTAAGGTGTTAGAGGCTGTTCGTGAACACTCGGTAACAATCCGTCTGTTTGATGCCGGCGGCGATAAACTTCTGGAGGATGCAGAGTTTGAGGATAATCCGTTTCTTGGGTGGCGGGGTGTACGTATGCTGCTGGATAAGAAAAATTTCCTGAAGAATCAGATAGAAGCGATCTTCCGTGTTTCCGGAAAGTTTGATAAGGAGGTAAAGATACTGATCCCTATGGTTTCACGAATGGAGGAGATTCACTCTGTAAAACAGGTCATTGAGGAGGTTAAAGCGAATCTTCTTGAGCAGGAAATACCGTTTAACGAAAATATCCAGCTTGGGGTAATGGTTGAAGTTCCAAGCATTGCACTGATGTCTGAACAGGTAGCACAGCATGTTGATTTTTTTAGCATTGGAACCAATGATTTAACCCAATATACCCTTGCCGTTGATCGGGGAAACGAGAAGATTTCTCACCTTTTTGATAGTTTTCACCCCTCGATCTGGAAACTAATAAAAATGACAAAAGATGCTGCCGATAAACATAATATACCGGTTGCTATATGTGGTGAGATGGCTTCTAAACCGGAGGCGGCCGCTTGCTTACTCGGGTTAGGAATCAAGGATTTAAGTATGAATACCGGTTCTATTCCAATTGTAAAATCTGTGCTCTGCAGCCATAGTTATAAAGAGATGCATGAACTTTCAGAAAAAGTTCTTTCTGCAAAAGATCTTGACGAAGTACATGAGTTATTAGATGAATGGCGTGTTTTGTAAAATCCGATGTTCTTAAAGGCTTTTCATATTTTATACTTCATTCTTTAAATGGGAAACGCTACCATGTCTTATAGAATTGATTATTATAGACTTTAACTTAAATAATTAATATTTGAACATGTTATTATATTAATTATATATTAAATTTCATTTTAATTCATAATAAAATTAGGTAAATTTTCATTGATCAAATTTATAATACAATGTTTTATTAATCATGTTAGAAAAAAACTTTACTCCTAAACGAACAATCTGCAAAGTAACTTTTTCACTTCCGAAAGAATGGGCTGAAAGTGAAGTAACGCTTGCCGGAGATTTTAATGACTGGGATGAAAAAGCCGATAAATTGGAACTTAAAAAAGATAAGTGGACCATTACCAAACGCCTCAAACCGGAAAATACCTATCGGTTTAGATATCTGATAGACGGCGAAAAATGGGAAAATGACGACGACGCTGATAAATATGTTTCAAATGAGTTCGGAACAGAAGACAGTGTTGTAGAAATAGGTAAATAAATTTATGTCTGCCAAATTCGATGTAGAGCATTTCAACCATATACTTCAAACATCCTGGTTGGGACAAGAGTTTATCTACCTCGAAAAAACAGATTCAACAAACTCTTACTTAAAAGGAATACCATCCCATGAACTCACCCATGGGACGGTCACCTTAGCAGATCATCAGGTAAAAGGGCGGGGACAATACGAAAGACAGTGGGAAGCTGAGCCGTTTAAAAATCTCACATTTACAATTGCCTTTCGCCCTAAGGTGAGTGACCGGCTTAATTTACTTTCACTTGCCGTGGCATTTTCTATAACAGATGTTTTGGATGAGTTTGTTGATAAATCTGTATCTCTAAAATGGCCGAATGACATTCTGATAAACGGGAAGAAAGTTGGAGGACTTTTGACAGAATGCACGTTTAACGGATCAAAGCCGGATCGTGTTCTGATAGGTTTGGGATTGAATGTGGAACAAAATCAATTCAGTACTGAAATAAGACACAAAGCCACTTCATTGAATAAGGAGACCACTCAGCCGATATCAAGAGAAAAACTTCTGAATAAACTTCTGTTGGCTATAGAAAATATATATCTGCGATGGCACAAACAGGATGAAAGTTTAAGGCAGGATATCAGCAAGAAAATAATTGGTTACGGTGAATGGGTTGAAATTGATATCAATGGTGTAGTACCTAATCAGAAATTTAAATTTATCGGGGTTAATCCGAATGGTGAATTATTGATGTTGAATGAGCAGTTAGATGTCAATAAATTTATATATGAGCAAGTTCGAATCATCACCGGTCACCAGGGAGTTCAGGAAACAGGTACGAGCACATCTGTCTGAATCAAATATTCGTGTCGTAGCCGGCGTAAGTGGCGGGCCAGACTCTATGGCCATGCTTTACCTGTTGCATCGATTTGGCATAGATACAACTGCGGTGCATTGCAATTACCAATTGCGCGGTGAAGCTTCAGATAAGGATCAGAAACTTGTGGAAGAGATCTGCGCATACTGGAATATTGAATGTGTTTCAATGCGGCTTGATTCATCCGAAACGGACGGCAATTTCCAGGATTGGGCTCGAAAGCGGCGATACCAGGCGTATGAAGATATAAAAAAAGAGTATAACGCTGATCTTATACTCACAGCTCACCATGAAGATGATCAACTCGAAACCATACTCCAGAAAATACTGAGGGGTTCGGGGATAGAATCATGGAAGGGAATGCAGGTATTGGACAATGAACTTTTTAGGCCCTTACTAAAGATTTCCAAACAGCAGATTATGGAGTTTGTCCAAAAGTTCAATGTACCATACCGAATTGACCGCACGAATGAAGAATCTACATATGCACGAAATTTTATCAGGAATCATTGGTTTCCTGATTTAAACAGGCTTTTCCCGGGTTGGAAGCAAAATTTACAGAAACTTACAGATCGCGCGGAAGAGTTTGGACTCATGTCTGATTTAATTTTTCAGCAAGTATCAAAGAATGAGAAAAAGTTACACAGGGAGAAGATTCTTGAGCTTGATCCTAAGATAAGAGCGACAATTCTGCTTCAGTTCTTCAAAAAAAATGTTGACAATATTGAGGCCAGCCGGGGATTTTTGGAAACCAACAGAAAACTTGCAGATCTGCAAAGTGGAGCAAAGCTTCAAATTTCAGACAACTATTATTTGATTCGCGACCGGGATTTTTTCAAAATTGTTGATGATTCAGAATCAACCGAATTATATGAAAAAATTGATAAGAACCGGTTAGAATCTTCTTTGATCATAGCAGGCTGGAAATTCTCCATTAAATCACCACCTGAAATTTATTCGGATCAAGATTTGCATCTGGATCTGCATAAAGTTGAATTTCCGATAACACTACGAAGATGGAAGAATGGTGATTCATTTCAACCGCTGGGAATGGATGGAACACAGCTGGTATCAGATCATTTAACAAATCGAAAAGTCCCATCATCAAAGAAAAAACAAGCCTTGGTCCTGGAATCTTTTGATAGAACTCTTTGCGCTGTTATATTCCCCAATTATTCGAATTTAACCGAATTGGGCACTATCTCAGAAAACGTTCGCTGTACACCTTCAACACAAAAAACGTTAACAATTACAAAGAAAAACTAACATATGGATCTCTATCAGCCTGAGTATGTACACATCAATGGAGAGGAATTTAGGGTATATTTAACACACGAAGAGATCCAACAGCGGATTCAGCGCTTGGGAGAGAGAGTCAGCCAAGATTATAAGGAGAAGAAACCCATATTTATTGGTGTGCTTAACGGGGCATATATTTTTCTTGCCGATTTAATGCGGTATGTGACTATTCCCTGTGAGGTGGATTTCTTAAAACTCAGTAGTTATGGTGATGAAAAAGTTTCATCGGGGCAGGTTCGGCAACTAAAGGAGATCGATGCTAATTTAAAAAACCGCCACGTAATATTGGTAGAAGATATAGTTGATACCGGATTGTCTATGAAGTACCTGGTGGACAAGGTAAATCAAATGAATCCCGCTTCTCTTTCAGTTGTTACTATGCTCCACAAAACAGATGCAACCCGTTACGATGTTCAGATAGATTATGTGGGTTTTAAAATACCAGACCTTTTTGTTTTGGGGTATGGTTTGGATTACGCCCAAGAGGGAAGAAATTTAGCTCAGATTTACATTCTACAGAAAAAAGAGCAGAGTGAAAAGAAAACGCAATCTTAGGTTGCAAAGGCCCACAAAAGCTTCCTATATTTGATGCTCTTTGAGAATTACAATTTGATCGTTTGGAGAGGTGGCTGAGTGGTCGAAAGCGCTCCCCTGCTAAGGGAGTATACCCCTAACGGGGTATCGAGGGTTCGAATCCCTCCCTCTCCGCTCAGGCGTGTTGATTATATTAAATATCATCACGCCTTTTTATATTTTATCAAGTGAGTTTACCTGACCCATCAAGTCTAAAATTTATTGCAACGTGTTTTCAATTTTTGAGCTGATCCCGCCCGTTTACATTCCGCTGTTTATCTTTTTTGCCCGAATTTTAGATGTCAGTTTAGGCACACTTCGTATCATGTTTGTTTCGAAAGGAATGCGCGGAAAAGCCACAATACTTGGTTTTGTTGAGGTACTGATTTGGATTGTGATTGTTGCTCAGATTTTTCAAAACCTTGACAACTGGCTCAATTATGTAGCATTTGCCGGAGGTTTTGCAACAGGTACATATATCGGGATGTATATCGAGGAGAGAATGAAAATGGGGGTTCAAATCTTCAGAATAATTGTAGGTGAAGAAAGTGAAATTCTGTTTGAAAAATTAAAAGAAGCTAATTTCAGAGTAACCACGATCGACGGAACAGGAAAGTACGGCCCGGTTAAAGTTTTGTTTACCGTAGCAAAAAGAAAACGCTGGCATGATCTTGCAGAGATTGTCAGCCGGTATGCACCGAATGCATTTTACTCGGTAGAAGATGTTAAACATGTCTCCATGATGGATGAGGAAGTATTTCCACAAAAACAAGACTTAATTTCCAGAATGCTGAAATTGAAAAAGGGAATTTGAGAAGCTGATTAGCCCGCATTCTCATCGGTTTGCCAAATCCCGTGTTTGTTTCTATCAATATCGGTAAACGAGTAAAATGACCGCAATGGAGGATTTTGGAACCAAATTTTTACCACTGTTTTTTATATTGGCAATCTTAATTGAATTTTCCACAGGTTGATCCGGGTTCCGTTATTAATGAACCGTTAATTTCACGCCCATCTTGTTTACCAGTTTTGGTTAATTCAATACTTCACTTCACCCTATTTCAAAACTCCCTCCAGGAACTTTTTTAAGAAATTGATTGATTTTTCGGGTTCGCCCCTGATATTCCAAGGTGAACAATGCGATTATCTTTCTTCTGTTCTGTTTGATTGTTGATTCTGAATGACATTAAACAATCAGTAATTACGCATCTATTTAAACAAGAATCTGCATTCTTCAATAATTCAAAACAAATCAGGAATTTTATGAAACTAATAACCAATTTTTTCCTGTGTATTGTA
Proteins encoded in this region:
- a CDS encoding GNAT family N-acetyltransferase, which codes for MKWIHATNLEEISAMELYQILKLRQDVFIIEQQCIYEDIDDIDPYSEHIYLKDGETIVAYSRIVPAGKKFDRPSIGRIVVKRSHRGKGYGLEVVQRCMKILSKRNVDKVLIEAQNYLKAFYESLGFKKISDPYPVDGILHIKMEHTFKT
- a CDS encoding phage holin family protein, whose protein sequence is MLKILIINSIVVFIGAYLLEGVKIKNFWTAIGVAVLLGLINMFIKPLILLLTLPLTILTLGLFVLVINAWILMVIDKMIDGLTIKGFWWAVIYSIIISVLNSFLFWIF
- a CDS encoding HPr family phosphocarrier protein is translated as MVSKKVVVKNESGLHARPASTLVKTASNFKSDFFIKMYGYKVNGKSILGVMTLAAESGAEMELVLEGPDEEEALEKISDLFENKFNMET
- the ptsP gene encoding phosphoenolpyruvate--protein phosphotransferase, translating into MKDVHTKVFSGRPAAQGIGIGKVWQLREADTNVHPQKISESQVEENIQKFLKARELVCTEYEKLKYIPEEDDLEEIINAQIQILYDPEVTSAVKQKIEEEHFAVEYAIFNTLNNYIQLMENSGSSWAKDRTIDIVSIRDELIRATKEKKKGYAVKEGEIVFAGEVSPTAMVQLSRNKIAGLVMEKGGLTSHAVILSQSLGIPCVINVHWNRYDIQNGSDVIIDGTTGQVIINPSWKQKEEYKRRKEDERKRFEKALEWAKKPNKTTCGTEFSLRANIEFLEELPRLNTHGAEGVGLLRTETVLFESDEFDVDKQIAFYSKVLEAVREHSVTIRLFDAGGDKLLEDAEFEDNPFLGWRGVRMLLDKKNFLKNQIEAIFRVSGKFDKEVKILIPMVSRMEEIHSVKQVIEEVKANLLEQEIPFNENIQLGVMVEVPSIALMSEQVAQHVDFFSIGTNDLTQYTLAVDRGNEKISHLFDSFHPSIWKLIKMTKDAADKHNIPVAICGEMASKPEAAACLLGLGIKDLSMNTGSIPIVKSVLCSHSYKEMHELSEKVLSAKDLDEVHELLDEWRVL
- a CDS encoding isoamylase early set domain-containing protein gives rise to the protein MLEKNFTPKRTICKVTFSLPKEWAESEVTLAGDFNDWDEKADKLELKKDKWTITKRLKPENTYRFRYLIDGEKWENDDDADKYVSNEFGTEDSVVEIGK
- a CDS encoding biotin--[acetyl-CoA-carboxylase] ligase; its protein translation is MSAKFDVEHFNHILQTSWLGQEFIYLEKTDSTNSYLKGIPSHELTHGTVTLADHQVKGRGQYERQWEAEPFKNLTFTIAFRPKVSDRLNLLSLAVAFSITDVLDEFVDKSVSLKWPNDILINGKKVGGLLTECTFNGSKPDRVLIGLGLNVEQNQFSTEIRHKATSLNKETTQPISREKLLNKLLLAIENIYLRWHKQDESLRQDISKKIIGYGEWVEIDINGVVPNQKFKFIGVNPNGELLMLNEQLDVNKFIYEQVRIITGHQGVQETGTSTSV
- the tilS gene encoding tRNA lysidine(34) synthetase TilS produces the protein MSKFESSPVTREFRKQVRAHLSESNIRVVAGVSGGPDSMAMLYLLHRFGIDTTAVHCNYQLRGEASDKDQKLVEEICAYWNIECVSMRLDSSETDGNFQDWARKRRYQAYEDIKKEYNADLILTAHHEDDQLETILQKILRGSGIESWKGMQVLDNELFRPLLKISKQQIMEFVQKFNVPYRIDRTNEESTYARNFIRNHWFPDLNRLFPGWKQNLQKLTDRAEEFGLMSDLIFQQVSKNEKKLHREKILELDPKIRATILLQFFKKNVDNIEASRGFLETNRKLADLQSGAKLQISDNYYLIRDRDFFKIVDDSESTELYEKIDKNRLESSLIIAGWKFSIKSPPEIYSDQDLHLDLHKVEFPITLRRWKNGDSFQPLGMDGTQLVSDHLTNRKVPSSKKKQALVLESFDRTLCAVIFPNYSNLTELGTISENVRCTPSTQKTLTITKKN
- the hpt gene encoding hypoxanthine phosphoribosyltransferase, with the translated sequence MDLYQPEYVHINGEEFRVYLTHEEIQQRIQRLGERVSQDYKEKKPIFIGVLNGAYIFLADLMRYVTIPCEVDFLKLSSYGDEKVSSGQVRQLKEIDANLKNRHVILVEDIVDTGLSMKYLVDKVNQMNPASLSVVTMLHKTDATRYDVQIDYVGFKIPDLFVLGYGLDYAQEGRNLAQIYILQKKEQSEKKTQS
- a CDS encoding DUF2179 domain-containing protein, whose protein sequence is MFSIFELIPPVYIPLFIFFARILDVSLGTLRIMFVSKGMRGKATILGFVEVLIWIVIVAQIFQNLDNWLNYVAFAGGFATGTYIGMYIEERMKMGVQIFRIIVGEESEILFEKLKEANFRVTTIDGTGKYGPVKVLFTVAKRKRWHDLAEIVSRYAPNAFYSVEDVKHVSMMDEEVFPQKQDLISRMLKLKKGI